Below is a genomic region from Salmo trutta chromosome 19, fSalTru1.1, whole genome shotgun sequence.
tcagagggcacttcctgtatagaatcttctcaggttttggcctgccatatgagttctgttatactcactgacaccattcaaacagttttagaaactttagggtgttttctatccaaatcattatatgcatattctagtttctgggcaggagtaataaccagattaaatcgggtatgtttttttttatccggacgtgaaaatactgccccctacccaagagaggttaatgggCTATAAGATATAAATGTCATGAAATGAGTGTGGATCTCTGGCTTGGCAAAGCATTTATGAACAGGGGCTGATAATTCcgaattttttttaatttaaaaaaaaaatgtatttattttttattattattattttttactccaCTGGGGCCTCATTTAGAAACCTTACATAACTACAAAATATGTCCCAAAACGTGTGTGCCAGTTATCATGCAGAAGTTGGCATTTATGAAAATGTACCTTGACGTAAGAATGTGCTTATCCTCCCACAATCTTTAGACCATTCGTACACACAGTTTCTAGTGGTTGAGGTATTACATTTCAAGAATGCaaaagtagcctagtagtagcCTTGGGCAAATGGGAATATACAGTATGATGACACGCTTAATCATTAAAAAAAGAACAGGTAGCTAAATATAATAAGATGCTATCATTTGCCGTTAGTGAGAAGAGCAAAAATCAAGGCCTATATATTTCCTTGGCATCTAAAAACAAGAAATGGTCACATTTCAATTTTGTGGTCACATATTTCaacattgcagaataaattcctcaccttttctgactCATGGTGTTATACTTgtgaaatacactgaacaaaaatataaatgcaacatgtaaagtgtcccatgtttcatgagctgaaatgatcccataaatgttccatatgcacaaaaagcttatttctctcaattttttccacaaatttgtttacattccggTTTGTGAGCTtttcccctttgccaagataatccatccacctgacaggtgtggcatatcaagaagctgattaaacagcatgatcattccaTAGGTGAcccattgtgctggggacaataaaaggccactctaaaatgtgcagttgtcacaacacaatgccacagatgtctgaagttttgagggagcgtgcaattggcatgctgactgcagtaatgcccaccaaagctgttgccagagaatgtagtgttaatttctctaccataagccgcctcaaagacattttagagaatttggcagtacgaccatgtgtatggcgttgtgtgggtgagcggtttgctgatgtcaacgttgtgaacagagtgcccaatggtggcggtggggttataaaatgggcaggcataagctacggaaaacaaacacaattgcattttatcgatggcaatttgaatggacAGGAATAgcttgacgagatcctgaggcccattgtgagtccatttttcttttaaggtatctgtgaccccCAGATGAATATcggtattcctagtcatgtgaaatccatagattagggcctaatgaatttatttcagttgactgatttcctcatatggcCATGATGAGTTCATATTCACAAAGTCAACAAATTACCATGCACATCTCATTTAATTGGGCCTATTCGATAAgctgttatttgtttttgttttatgcaTCTGAAAGGGAGCACAGTTTATAACACAGGCCAGCAGTCTTCAGAAATGGGGCACGCCGATATTTACAACGGTTATAAATTAGGCCCCTGGTCTCGACTGGTCTTGGGAAGAAATCACGAGTTCTCACTGGATGGGTAAAAATGCATCCGAGACCCTCTGATCTCGAGACTGGACTACAACACTTGACTAGACGCATACAAATTGGAACATCAAACAAAACCATTGTAAAAGCACCACCATCTCCAAGTCACACCGGCATGGCTAGCTGTGTCATTGAGTGAAATCATGTATTTCAAGATTGACCCAATGGTTTGGGGGAAACATATGCGAATCGTTGGAATGTTTCTGTTTTCCAGGAGTGAGACACAAGTCGTCTACAGTGCAGTATGCGACACGCCCTGACCTGCCGAAGCTGGCTTATAGAAAAGTGAAGGGGAAGAGCCCAGGTGTAGTCTTCTTGCCCGGGTTTGCCTCTAACATGGGGGGGAAGAAAGCAGAAGCCCTTGAGGAGTTCTGCAAATCACTAGGCCACTCTTACCTAAGGTAAATTAGCTATAGCGTTTTCAGTCATGAAAACTAGAGCTGTCTGATCTCTTTCTCTACAATCATGCATGTACGCATGTCATTCCTGGAATTGGTCAGGACTTGTTGCCAatgtttttttggtttgtttttgtcTGCATTGCTCATTGAGTTTTAGGCTGCTCATATCATGACGATGTAGTCTGTCTTTCCCAGGTTTGACTATACAGGCTGTGGGTCATCTGAAGGTGAAATGGTAGACGGCACTGTCGGCACTTGGAAGAGGGATGTTCTATATGTATTGGACGAGCTTGTGGAGGGGCCACAAGTAAGGCGCTCTCTGTTTCTATGATGAGATGAATTGTAGTCAGCCAGTGTAATACAAAGTATTATTACCTGAAATAGACCTGCACAGACTCCTGTATAATAGTGGGATGGTAGTTTATGTAAAACTGTTACAGATTGCAGTGCGAATTGACTACTGAGTTAGTAATAAACGTAGCCCTGATGGCCATGTGGAGGATATCAGATTATTATACCTCTACTTGTCCTGCAGAAGCCTTTGGTTCCTCCATGCATGCATCATTTACACTAGGGATATCCATGCTATCATTAGACGGTAATTTCTGATCTAGATAATTATTCTGGTGTTGCAGATTCTGGTTGGCTCCAGTATGGGTGGCTGGCTGATGTGCCTGGCAGCCATAGCTCGTCCAGAAAAAACTGCGGCCATGGTTGGTATCTCTACAGCAGCTGACCACTTTGTAACTGTCTTCAATACACTTCCTATTGAGGTGAGTCAGCATTCAGTCAGCCATCTTGAGTTGTCAATAACCTTAAGGCTCTACAGACCACTTTTCCCCTCATGACTGACACTTGATTAAATGGATCATATCAACAAACTGAAGGAGGGTTCAAAAGAAAGGGAACAAAAAATCCTTCATTCTGAAGCGCATGCAGTTAGTATTGAAAGAACAAAATTCAGATGGCATTATAATTAAAATGTCTTTCCT
It encodes:
- the LOC115154800 gene encoding mycophenolic acid acyl-glucuronide esterase, mitochondrial, producing MASTLARHFSRIFQLTLHVQRKSVTFSGVRHKSSTVQYATRPDLPKLAYRKVKGKSPGVVFLPGFASNMGGKKAEALEEFCKSLGHSYLRFDYTGCGSSEGEMVDGTVGTWKRDVLYVLDELVEGPQILVGSSMGGWLMCLAAIARPEKTAAMVGISTAADHFVTVFNTLPIEARKEIEEKGQWVVPTKHNEEGSITFTTEFLKEAEQHCVLQSPIPVTCPVRLIHGMKDQDVPWHISMQLAERVLSNDVDVILRKHGQHRMAEKEDIKLIVYTIDDLIDKLTTLV